The Pyrobaculum sp. 3827-6 genome has a segment encoding these proteins:
- a CDS encoding KEOPS complex subunit Pcc1 translates to MKKLVSSIETPLDCRLARAVEPDDVGLPEGMEIVHECVGGRWRIRVSYVVRRPDDILTLKNTLDDIVRALQVIEKSIPQ, encoded by the coding sequence ATGAAAAAGTTGGTAAGTAGTATAGAGACGCCGCTGGACTGCCGTCTGGCGCGCGCCGTGGAGCCGGACGACGTAGGCCTCCCAGAGGGGATGGAGATAGTGCACGAGTGCGTAGGGGGCCGGTGGCGGATACGAGTCAGCTATGTAGTGCGCCGGCCCGACGACATCCTAACGCTGAAAAACACCCTCGACGACATTGTAAGAGCCCTCCAGGTTATTGAAAAGTCTATTCCTCAGTAA
- a CDS encoding PaRep2b protein gives MYSALFPSPHIFIYGGEFSGSSGGVYGGAIHIKPYGEEARRFARDALPYLVDLERMLEVVKSDEQIYSKVAKMIEMARAERVEARVEDFTTEGKRPRARLVVEADGAAAEYSIRLDKGNAVKLQLYTTDREEAERRAAVLRAVGVRAEVGKYYDKSRNRDRWYIDVYTDALAAESVHEAVRKAVVEFLKQCREAEALEEDAYRYLAGKFERGVPEWGEVRFSVWLDKDGTVEVVYQPRDPPVLQQGGGVSAGFGDEG, from the coding sequence TTGTACTCTGCCCTCTTCCCGTCGCCGCATATCTTTATATACGGGGGAGAGTTCTCTGGAAGTTCCGGCGGTGTCTACGGAGGCGCCATCCACATAAAGCCGTATGGCGAGGAGGCTAGGCGGTTTGCGAGGGATGCTCTGCCGTATTTAGTGGATCTCGAGCGTATGCTTGAGGTGGTGAAGAGCGATGAACAGATTTATTCCAAGGTGGCGAAGATGATCGAGATGGCCAGGGCTGAGAGAGTAGAGGCGCGGGTGGAGGACTTCACTACGGAGGGCAAGAGGCCGAGGGCTAGGCTTGTTGTAGAAGCGGACGGCGCGGCGGCGGAGTACTCAATACGCCTTGATAAAGGCAACGCCGTGAAGCTACAGCTCTATACAACCGATCGCGAGGAGGCTGAGCGGAGGGCGGCGGTGCTTAGGGCGGTGGGGGTGAGGGCTGAGGTAGGTAAATACTACGACAAGTCCCGCAACCGCGATAGGTGGTATATAGACGTCTACACAGACGCCCTAGCCGCCGAGTCGGTCCACGAGGCTGTTAGAAAGGCGGTGGTGGAGTTCCTCAAGCAGTGCAGAGAGGCCGAGGCCCTCGAAGAGGATGCATACAGATACCTCGCCGGGAAGTTCGAGAGGGGCGTGCCCGAGTGGGGAGAGGTTAGGTTTTCCGTATGGCTGGATAAAGACGGCACTGTGGAAGTAGTGTATCAACCCAGAGACCCCCCAGTCCTTCAGCAAGGTGGTGGAGTTTCTGCGGGGTTTGGGGATGAGGGATAG
- a CDS encoding DNA-directed RNA polymerase, producing the protein MRFCPRDGTLMVPHKKDGVTVLKCPKCGYEVKLSEKAKEAYRQKAEVAEEKKRGVMVAEERRPEYDQEEMEELRRQLLENLQEAERETD; encoded by the coding sequence ATGCGCTTCTGCCCGAGAGACGGGACTCTGATGGTTCCGCATAAAAAAGACGGCGTTACTGTGTTGAAGTGTCCAAAATGTGGCTACGAAGTGAAGCTCTCGGAGAAGGCCAAGGAGGCTTACAGACAGAAAGCCGAGGTCGCTGAAGAAAAGAAGAGAGGCGTCATGGTCGCTGAGGAGAGGAGGCCTGAGTACGACCAAGAGGAGATGGAGGAGCTGAGGAGACAGCTTCTGGAAAACCTACAGGAGGCTGAGAGGGAGACCGATTAA
- a CDS encoding indolepyruvate ferredoxin oxidoreductase subunit alpha, translating into MRLLLLGNEAIAYGALASGLAVATAYPGTPSTEIVETLVEFRDRFVHWASNEKSAFELAYGAAVAGARSLTAMKHVGLNVAADPLHSAAYTGVEGGFVIVTADDPWMHSSQNEQDTRWYGVQAYVPVLEPSDPAEAYKYVKLAFDLSEKLRHPVILRSVTRVSHVRAPVEVEPPAPPKWGRFTRDVKRFNLVPANARELRKALVEKWEKIAELSADFITVEGSGDVFIVTTGVAYNYVKEALSRLRVDATVVKLGMSVPVPRSLRNLVGGEAVVVEEGDPVVEVQLRSLGVATRGKLDGYFPRYGELDTGKTALGLSKALGLPYSPPQPPKPPIEPPPRPPSLCPGCPHMATFYILRLATAGLSPVWSGDIGCYSLGINLGQQDLITHMGSSVGLGAGIAVAGKHFVVATVGDSTFYHAVLPQLVDVASRSIPLLIVVMDNAYTAMTGGQPSPSRAIPVEKITEALGLPTFVIDPVEVKKSVEVVKKAVEIVKSGRPAVVVSRRPCALVAVRKARRAGLQLPRYQVDPDRCTGCGLCYNLLKCSAIYRRPDGKAYVDPALCVGCGVCAEVCPFNAFKPEGRREAWLELWQQA; encoded by the coding sequence GTGAGGTTGCTTCTCCTCGGGAACGAGGCCATTGCCTACGGGGCTCTCGCCAGCGGCCTAGCCGTCGCCACGGCCTACCCCGGCACGCCCTCCACCGAGATTGTAGAGACCCTCGTGGAGTTTAGGGATAGGTTTGTACACTGGGCCTCTAATGAGAAGTCCGCGTTTGAGCTTGCATATGGCGCCGCGGTGGCCGGCGCCAGGTCGCTCACCGCCATGAAACACGTAGGGCTGAACGTGGCCGCAGATCCTCTACACAGCGCGGCGTATACGGGGGTGGAGGGGGGTTTTGTCATAGTCACCGCCGACGATCCGTGGATGCACTCTTCTCAAAACGAGCAGGACACCAGGTGGTACGGCGTCCAGGCCTATGTGCCGGTGCTGGAGCCCTCCGACCCCGCGGAGGCGTATAAATACGTCAAGTTGGCCTTTGATTTGAGTGAAAAGTTGAGGCACCCCGTCATTTTGAGAAGCGTCACCAGGGTGAGCCACGTAAGGGCCCCGGTGGAGGTGGAGCCCCCGGCCCCGCCTAAGTGGGGGCGTTTTACTAGAGACGTAAAGAGGTTTAACCTTGTTCCTGCAAATGCGAGGGAGTTGAGAAAAGCGCTGGTGGAGAAGTGGGAGAAAATCGCCGAGTTATCCGCAGATTTCATAACTGTGGAGGGGTCGGGCGACGTCTTTATAGTGACTACGGGCGTCGCCTACAACTATGTAAAAGAGGCGTTGAGCAGACTCCGTGTGGACGCCACGGTTGTGAAGCTGGGGATGTCAGTTCCCGTGCCGCGGAGCTTGAGAAATCTCGTGGGCGGAGAGGCCGTGGTTGTGGAGGAGGGAGACCCCGTGGTTGAGGTTCAACTCAGGTCGCTGGGGGTGGCTACCAGGGGGAAGCTAGATGGGTACTTCCCCAGATACGGCGAGCTCGACACCGGCAAGACTGCTCTGGGCCTGTCGAAGGCGCTGGGTCTGCCCTACAGCCCTCCGCAACCCCCAAAGCCGCCTATTGAGCCGCCGCCGAGGCCGCCGTCGCTGTGCCCCGGGTGCCCCCACATGGCCACCTTTTACATCTTGAGGCTGGCCACCGCAGGGCTCAGCCCCGTGTGGTCGGGGGATATTGGCTGCTACTCCCTGGGCATCAACCTGGGGCAGCAGGACTTGATTACCCATATGGGCTCGTCGGTGGGGCTGGGGGCTGGCATCGCCGTGGCCGGCAAGCATTTCGTCGTGGCCACGGTGGGCGACTCCACGTTCTACCACGCGGTGCTCCCCCAGCTAGTTGACGTCGCCTCGAGATCTATACCTCTGCTCATCGTTGTTATGGACAACGCCTACACGGCGATGACCGGCGGACAGCCCAGCCCAAGCAGGGCCATCCCCGTTGAGAAAATAACAGAGGCGCTGGGGTTGCCGACCTTCGTAATCGACCCCGTCGAGGTGAAGAAGTCGGTGGAGGTCGTGAAGAAGGCTGTTGAGATTGTGAAGAGCGGGAGGCCAGCCGTCGTGGTATCCAGGAGGCCCTGCGCCTTGGTGGCTGTGAGGAAGGCGAGGAGGGCGGGCCTCCAGTTGCCTAGGTATCAGGTGGACCCCGACAGGTGCACCGGCTGCGGGCTGTGCTACAACCTTTTGAAGTGTAGCGCGATATACAGGCGGCCAGATGGGAAGGCTTATGTAGATCCAGCTCTCTGCGTGGGGTGCGGCGTGTGCGCGGAGGTCTGTCCCTTCAACGCCTTTAAGCCGGAGGGGAGGAGGGAGGCTTGGCTTGAGCTATGGCAACAAGCATAG
- a CDS encoding bifunctional nuclease family protein, with protein MARYLKAEIVSILETMDSYGQIVGVMLVSAEEWGDRAVPIIIGAAETLSIKKGMGEVDFPRPLSHDLFMDIIEALGATVEKVTIDALVSSTYTATVYIKDRDGKTLSFDARPSDAVALAVRANAPIYIADNLEKYAEDVRKYLPPPGGKVTEE; from the coding sequence ATGGCTAGGTATCTAAAGGCGGAGATCGTGAGCATTCTAGAAACCATGGATTCCTACGGGCAGATTGTGGGCGTCATGCTGGTCAGCGCCGAGGAGTGGGGGGACAGGGCGGTCCCCATCATAATTGGGGCCGCTGAGACGCTTTCTATAAAAAAGGGCATGGGGGAGGTCGACTTCCCCCGCCCCCTGAGCCACGACCTCTTTATGGATATAATCGAGGCGCTGGGGGCCACCGTGGAGAAGGTCACAATCGACGCCTTGGTGTCCAGCACATACACCGCCACTGTATACATCAAAGACAGAGACGGAAAGACGCTTTCGTTTGACGCCAGACCAAGCGACGCTGTGGCGCTAGCCGTTAGGGCAAACGCCCCTATTTACATAGCAGACAACTTGGAGAAATACGCCGAGGATGTCCGCAAGTATCTACCGCCGCCCGGGGGCAAGGTTACTGAGGAATAG